Part of the Lysobacter enzymogenes genome is shown below.
GCGGCCGCCGCCGTCGCGCGGCGCGCGCGAACCATCCCGCACCGGCTTCGCGCTTTAACGGAACGCTTGCGCAAAGCGCGCGCATTCGTGGCGCGCTTCGCGTCCGTAGCGGCCTCCAATCACAGGCGTCGCGGCGCGCCCGGGTGTATCGTGGATCGGTCGCGGCGGCGCCTGCGCGCTCCGCGACTCGATCCGACTCCGACGAGTTCCATCCCCAGCAAGAGGAACGCTCATGAAGACCTGGTCCAAGCCTCAGATCGTCGAAATCCCGTGCGGCTGCGAAATCAACTCGTACTCCTCCGGCGACCTGTTCTGAGCATGCCCGCTTCCGCCGTCGCCACGCGCGCGCGGCCGCGCCCCGCACCGCGTCCTTCGGACG
Proteins encoded:
- the pqqA gene encoding pyrroloquinoline quinone precursor peptide PqqA is translated as MKTWSKPQIVEIPCGCEINSYSSGDLF